Part of the Deferribacterota bacterium genome, GATTTTTACAGGCAGGGGTTTCAGGCTATATATTAAAAAAGGCTGCAGGTGTTGAGCTTATATCAGCTATAAAAGCTGTTAGTAGGGGAGAGGTTTATTTGTATCCTGATGTTGCATCTGAAATAGTTGCTGGATATCTAGGGAAAAAAGATATTAGTAATATAAAAGACCCCTATGATAAGCTCACAGACAGAGAAAAACAAGTATTAAAATTGTTAGCAGAAGGCTATACACATAAAGAAATAGCAGAGATGCTAAATATAAGTATTAAAACAACTATTGCTCACCAGTCAAATATTAGCGAAAAACTTGATCTGCACTCAAAATACGAACTGATTAAATTTGCTATAAGAAGAGGCATAATTAAAATAAATGAATAAGAATTGTTTATCAAAAATTGTGTAAATATCTAAAAATATGATATTATATATCTTAAAATATGACAAAGCAAATAATTGGAATAGATATAGGCTCGCGTTTTTTTAAGGCTATTGTAATAGATAATAATTACTCAATAAAAGATAAATTATATATCCCAACTGAGGGGCAGCCATTAAATATATTTAAAACATATATAAGTCAAAAACAAAAGACATATAGTAATTTTGCTATAGTATTAACAGGGAGTGCCGGTAAAAACATTGCAATAGAAGAAGGGTTTCCCTACATTAATGAAGTTGTTTGTCATGCAAAAGGGGCTTATTTTACAGATAACAATATAAGGTCTATAATTGAAATTGGAGCAGAAAGTTCAAAATTAATAAAAATTAAACCACATAGTAATAATTCACTTTCCATTGAAGATTTTACAATAAATTCAAAATGTGCAGCAGGAACGGGTGTTTTTCTTGATCAACAAGCCTATAGATTGAATCTTAATATAGGGGAATTTTCAAAAAAGGCTTTACTGTCAGAAAATCCACCATTAATTGCTGGTAGATGTTCAGTTTTTGCCAAAAGTGATATGATTCACTTACAGCAAATTGGAACTCCTGACTATGATATAATTGCAGGGTTGTGTTACGCTGTTGCCAGAAATTATTATAGCACTATATGTAAGAATGAAATACCACCATTAAAGATCTCTTTTCAAGGTGGTGTGGCAGCAAATGAGGGTGTTAGAAGAGCTTTTTTGGATATATTAGGCATTGATGAAAATAGTTTTATTGTTAGTGAGCATTATAACTTTTTAGCAGCTATTGGGGCAGTGGTAGAATATCTTGAAAATAGATTTGTTGATAAAAGTAAAATATATTTTATAAATAAAAATAAAGAGTTACATAATAGTAATTCATCTAATCAAATATTAAAAAAACCATTGTATAGATTAAGTGAAAGTTTAAAAAATTTTTAT contains:
- a CDS encoding response regulator transcription factor, which encodes MDKINILIADDHDLVREGLVAILNTCNDFKVVAQVSDGVEAIEMFKKYRPDIVLMDIRMPKLGGYEATLEIKKIDKDAKIIVLTQYDDTQYILRFLQAGVSGYILKKAAGVELISAIKAVSRGEVYLYPDVASEIVAGYLGKKDISNIKDPYDKLTDREKQVLKLLAEGYTHKEIAEMLNISIKTTIAHQSNISEKLDLHSKYELIKFAIRRGIIKINE